From the Triticum urartu cultivar G1812 chromosome 4, Tu2.1, whole genome shotgun sequence genome, the window TTAAACCAGATAATATACTGGTATGTCCACTTTCCAAGTATCTTAATTATCTTCGGTAGAGCTTGTAGTTGCAGAACTTTTTTTAAGCTTTAAGAAAAACCTAAAAAATGACTTACAGACCAAATGGTTACCCCTTGTGTTAATTGTATGCTGGAATGTACAAGTTTCTCTAACTGCATCATTTTGTAGGTAAATGGGTCTAAAAACTTGTTGAAACTGTGTGATTTTGGTAGTGCTTTGCCTGCCGGAATAAATGATATCACACCAATTCTTGTGAGCCGCTTCTACCGAGCACCTGAGATAAGTAAGTTGTTTACTTAACGTGTACAATCATTTCATTAGATTTTCTTTAAGTTTATTTTTTTTACCTGCATGCTAACATAGTAATTTGTTATtgttagagtacgtaatgggcccattagtcttagggttaattagagataagggtcgcttgcttaggggtcaagtaagccttgcttgggagtcaagtaaacctctctatataaagagaggagatgtatcaatctaatcaagcaagaattaagaaggaaatcccttccatcttgcccggccgtgggcaaaaggcccccggccggccctctcgcgccctccttctagcagcgcCATAACAATTTGGTATCAGCTAGCTTCGGTTCGATCATGTCTTCACCACCGCCCAACCTGTCTCTTCCGCTGCCGGTCACGACCGTCGCCCCGCTCCTGCCCGCGCCGGGATCTTCCGTCGCGCCCGCCCCCGTCGTCCTCACCCCGGAGGTGTCCGGGGCGCTGCGGGACCTAACACAGGCGGTCCAAGAGATCCATCTGTTCTTGGCCGGGTCCTATGGGCCGCACCCGGCTGCGCCGCCCATCACCGCCACCGTGCCGCCGTGGCAGCCGCTGCACCAAGCGGCCCCCGCCGCGCTCGCCGGGCTGCTGCAGCAGCCGCTGCAGCTGCCATCCATCGCCCCGTCCTGGCTGCCGTGGCAGCCGCCGCACCAGGCGGCCTCCGCCGCGCTCGTCGGCTGCTGCAGCAGCCGCTGCAACAACTGccatccaccgccaccaccgccccGTCCTGGCTGCCGTGGCAGCCGCCGCACCAGGTGGCCTCCGCCGCGCTCATCAGGCCGCTGCAGCAGCTGCCATCCACCGCCCCGCCCTGGCTGCAGTGGCAGCCACCGCTCCTGGCGACCTCCGCCGCAGCAGCCGCTGCAACTGCAGCAGCCATCACCGGTCAGCTCCGGCCCCGCATCGACCGCGCCGACGGGAGTCCCGATCCAAGCTTCCCCAGGGCGTCCCCATCCAGCAGATCAAGCTTccgccgtcgccgtcaccgctTCCAGCTTGGATCACTACCCGCCATGTGTCGGCGACGGTGAGGCTGCAGGCTGCTGCACGCGGCCTCCTAGCGCGTCGGCGTATGCGGGAGTTGCGTGGTCTGCAGCTGCCGCTCCTCCCAGTTGCGCTTCGCTGCGCAAAGGACCTCGATCTCGTCCGCTGCGTCGGGGATCTTGGGCATGCGGTTTCCCCCACGGGCGGCGGGCATGCTGCATGTCCAGGTGGGGTGTAGtgttagagtacgtaatgggcccattagtcttagggttaattagagataagggTCGCTTACTTAGAGGTCAAGTAAGCCTTGcttgggagtcaagtaaacctctctatataaagagaggagatgtatcaatctaatcaagcaagaattaagaaggaaatcccttccatcttgcccggctgtgggcaaaaggcccccggccggccctctcgcgccctccttctagcagcgGCATAACAGTTATCCTCCTGCAGTTCTTGGATTGCCGTACGATCATTCATTGGATATGTGGTCAGTTGGCTGTTGCCTATATGAACTTTACACAGGAAAAATCTTATTTCCTGGGGGGACGAACAATGGCATGCTTTGGCTTCACATGCAATTGAAGGGTCCATTCCCTAAGAAGATGCTTCGAAAGGTGAGATATGATGATGATATATTAGTTCATACGATGTACTTATCTCTTCTGTGTATTCTAGTGAACAAAACAAAAATCTATTGTAGTTTTTGTGTTCGTGTTCGTATTACCTAGTCTTCCCTCTAACAGAATTGAATGTTCCGAATTATACAGGGAGCCTTTACAACTCAACACTTCGACCAGGACCTTAATTTCCATGCCACTGATGAGAATCTGATGAAGAAGAAGGTATGCTGATTATTCCTTGATGAACTGATGATATACTGTGCTCTAGTGTTTTCTGAAAATTGAATTGACGTCTTTTTTCTGGCAGGCGGTGAATAAATTGTGCATGAACGTTAAACCAAGTGGTGTTGGTCCCAAAATATCAAGCTTACCAGGCGAGGATCAGAAAATGCTGTCCAGGTTTAAAGATCTCCTGGAAAAAATGTTTGTGCTAGATCCACAGAAGAGGCTCACTGTGTCACAAGCGCTTAGCCATCCATTTATCACTGGCGAGTGAAATAAAGACAAACATACTTCTCACTTGTAACATACTGAGATTAGCTTCATTTTTCTGAACTAAATTACATGCCTAACCGACGTGCGGCTATGCCATTTCGTTGTTGAGGTTTTAGCTTTGAGATGTTTGATACCAGAACGAAGCATGGGAGAGATGGCTATATTGTCTTGAGCCACTTCTGTAATGGCAGGTGTATTTGGTAACTGTTATTATTATACTATATATTAGCCTCAAAGATGCAGGGTTTCTTGTGTTTCACACTGTTTGATAGTATAAGTGAAACAAAAACACGCAAAGTAATCTGTCGTATGAACAGATACATCTTGTTTGTCATCCATATTCAGTTACTTATGCGGAAGTTTCTTGAAATTGCACTTAATGTGAATGTGTTCGTTTTGTGATTAAGCCCTACTTGTGTGCATCAAATGCTTGATACtccctttgttcctaaatataagcattttttagagatttcaatatgaactatacatacggagcaaaatgagtgaatctacactctgaAATAAGtttatatacatccgtatgtagttcaaTATTGTTGAATCTCTAAAAGGTCTTATATAAAATGAATGAATTTACGCTCTAAAATAAGTCTATATACTCACTCCGTTCGAAAAAACTTGTCTTAAGCTTGTCCCTTAAATGGATGTATTTGGCACTAACTTGGTGCTAGATATATTCATTTAAGGGACAAactttttcggacggagggagtacgtcgTAGTTCGTATTGTAATCTCTAAAAGGGCTTATAATtcagaaacggagggagtatatatattTTTTCCAAACATAGCATATCAACATCGTATTGCGTCTGGTCGAGGCAACGGGCCTTTCCCAGTCTCGTGGTGTTGAGCCTTCCTAGAATTCCGCTATCTGTGGGCTTTTATGGCGCCAGCAAAGGGGACACGGCCCACGCCCGTGCCGGGCACCGCGCACGCCGGGGGTTTTGGCGGGAAACCCACACGTCACTAAGCGCTGCGGGCCCGCGGTGTCAGTGACCCACATCACAGTGGAGGCCAGACCCTTCTCCCCCCTTCCCGTCTTCTCCCCCCGTTTTCCCCACCTCCTTTTCCCCTTCGTCTCGCTCAAACCGCGAACAGCATcgactcggcggcggcgggcggcggcgaagCAGGCGGAGGAAGCGCCGGAGAGCACGCAATGCCGCCTAAATCGGACAGCGTCGAAGGTAACGCCCCTAGTCTCTCCAGCCCCCACATCCAGCCCCGCCCCCAAGCTCCCGATTTGACCTCCCCCCGCTCGATTCCGCCCCCAATTCCACCAGTCGTTTGCTCAGTCTTGTGTGTGGGCGTATCCGACCGTCCTGTTCCTGACCTTCTTGTCTCGGTTTCCTGTGCAGGAATCGTCCTCAACTTCGTCAACGAGGTAACGACCCCCCTCCGTCAAAACCCTCGAACCCAGATTGCCTGCCTCCGCTTAGGGGGTCAACCTTGCGCTTGCCGCCGCGCTTGCAGGGCAAGCGTTGGTGTTTTGTCCCGTGTCGGAATGTTTGTGAACTTTAGCAGGGATGCGTCGTTCTGTAGTCTGTACCAAACGATGCTAGGTAGGTTCTACCTCAGTACCTGTTAAACATCTTCAATGTTAGGAGCGTGTATTGGCTTACCCTCCTTTTGGCGGGACAAGCGGCATATGAAGGCGATGATTAGTCGTGGGGAGGTTCGTCGTGACAGCATGCTGTTTGTTTTTTTATGCTGGCTGTCATCTGTAGTTGCTTTGTGAGAGGCGACTTGAACAATTCTGAGCTATGTTAAAAAAAAAACATGGTTGTCAGTCCAGATAATCGGTCTATGCGCATTCCATTGCTTTGTTTATCATACTGTTGACAGAACTCCAAATGACTGAAGCTGTGTCATTCTTCAGTTCACGCCTGTCTTTGGAATTTTGGTGGTGGTTCCTAAGATTGAATAGTTGTCTCAACTCAAGAAAGTGTTTCTTTTCAGCGTGTCTTGCATTCTGGTCTGCGGATGTTTCAATGTAGTCAACATAATTCATTAACTTCTGTCTTGAACTGTCTCCCATCTGCTTAACTATACTCTCCATAGAAGTATCCGTCTGTGATTTTGTATGACAAGTATCCTCTAAGGCTGATTGTGACTGGAAGTCGAGTGCTTACAAATGGATACACTAGTATTTCCAGATAAATTTTGCACTCTTCAGTTCAGGCTGTTTTCATATAAGCAGTATAGGTTATTTTATTTTGGTATCTTAAAGGTGTTGCAATTATATGCACCTGAAGCATTACTGTATTACCGCATGAGTTATCATTATCATCGTTAGTTTCACGCCGATGTTTCCTTTCAGACACTGTTCTTACATCAGTTTGGTTAGAACCAATCATCATGCAAAGTTAGAACATTATTTGTAAAAGAAGTTGTATACTGTGCATGAACTTTATGCAAAATATCAAGAGATGATTTAAGATTATTCCGTCTTCGCTCCAGTCTTTACCATACTAGGCAATAATGATGAGTGGACTATTGCTATGATTATGCAGCAAAATAGGCCATTGAATTCTCAGAATGTGGCTGATGCACTACAGAAGTTTAGTCTTAAGAAGACTGCAGTGCAAAAAGGACTGGATGCATTGGCTGACAGTGGTCAAATATCCTTCAAGGAGTATGGCAAGCAGAAAATCTACCTTGCTCGGCAAGACCAGTTCGACATTCCAAATGGGGAGGAACTTGAGGAGATGAAGAAAGCAAATAGCAAACTACAGGAAGAACTCGCAGAACAAAAGAAAATTACTAGTGGGGTCGAATCTGGTAAGCTCTGTTTGGTGCCATGGTTTTTGTGCTCTTTCTCAATGCAGTAAGCAACTATTTGTGCTAAGTACAAATCCTATCGCAGAGATAAAGGGTCTACAGTCAAACTTGACACTGGAAGAGATTAGGTCAAAGGAGGCCAGATTACAAAGTGAGGTATGTGTGCATGTTAATATGCTTCTTAGTGCACATGAGTGTGTTTGTTCAACCAAGTTTTAGCGGCAGAGCTCATGTTTATGCAGGTCCAGGAAATGGAAGAAAAATTAAAGAAATTGCAGAGTGGTGTGATCTTGGTGAAACCTGAAGACAAGAAGATAATTGAAGAGACCTTCTCTGAGAAAGCTAACCAGTGGAGAAAGCGAAAGAGGATGTTCAAGGAGCTATGGGATAACATCACTGAGAATAGCCCCAAAGACCAGAAGGAATTTAAGGTTCTTGTTTCCCCTTCTTGTTTTACCTTTGACACTTGATTAACGGATATATGCTTTTTTCTATTTGGGCACTTGAATGTCAGGCTGTAACTGGTAGTTGTTTAGTTCATTTGTTCTCACCGCCTCTTGTGAGTTAACTTTCTATTGCTGTCACCCTGCTAGCCATCGTATTGCTGAATAATATTTGTGTGTGCAGGAAGAACTTGGTCTTGAGTATGATGAAGATGTCGACGTGAACTTCCAACCGTACAGTGAAATGCTGGCGAGTCTCAACAAAAGGAGAAAAGTTTCTCGCTGAGGATGTAGAGGGGCATGGGAGTATCTCAGATCAGATGTATGTTATCAGCCAAACAGCTCCATGATTTTGCTAGTTTCTTAGTCAGGGTATTGTAGTTTGTCCAAACAGATGGTCTGCTCCGAGAACTCTAGCTGGTAGCGTCAGTAGTAGTTTATCTGAGGTTTGCAACATGTTTTGAACCAGTCGTGTAAGATAACTTTTTCACCATCTTAAATTATATCGAGGAGCCTATAACTGACAACATCAGCTCATGGTTTTTGCTCTCTGTTCTTCGGTGAAAAATCGGAATCATATTAATATTTACTCTCTCAATTCTCTATTTACATCGCATACACAAAATTTAATAATGAATGATCTGCAATATATAGCTGCAAAAGTTCAACTGCTATCAATCAATACAACTAAATCAAGAAACCATCTCTGCTATAGGCATATGACTGCAGCTAATCTGCTACTCTGCTAGAGTCTTCTGTTCGTCCTGACTGAAGCCGGCCTGCTCCTGGGCGTATCCTGCTCTTCTCCGCGTTTCTTCTCTGGGAGATCCTCTGCGTCTGAGCTGTAGTTCCGAACATGTCCAATCCTCTTGATGGCCTTGCCGTCGGCCAGATCGTCGCCGCCGTGGAGCGTCTCATCGTCGGCATGCGCCCTTCCTGGGTTCCTCCTGTGCCTGTCGTCGGTGCTGCCAGAGCCTGCTCGCGAGAGCTCTATGGCAGCCTTGGCTGCGGCGGCCGCCGTGGCCGCCGATTCAAACGCGGCCTGCGCCGCCTCTTCCACGTCTTTGAATGTCAGCTTCGAGGCGGCCTTGTCTCCCTCCGGCTGGTCGGCCCGCGGCGTCGCGTGCCGCcgctcgtcgtcgtcgtcgtcgtgccCCTTCTTCCTgtggccatggccatggccatggTGGGAGCGGCCGGCCGGATCCTCGTATGAGTCGGCGGCGTGGCTGTGAAGGCGCACGGGGATGTCCTTGTCGGCGCCGATCTCGAGGAGCACCATCTGGCGGCTCTCGAGGCTGGGCAGGGCCGTGGAGAGCCGCTGCACGAGCTTGGCGTTGACGCCGCAGCCGGCGCGGAGCTCGGCGGCGCCGGACGCGAAGCCCCGGCCGAACCTGGCGGCGAGGAGGGCGCGGGCCTCCTGCAGCTCGGGCAGGTCCCCGCAGCGCGCGGCCGCGTAGCAGAGCCCCGCCGCGGCCTCCCGCAGCTCGTCGGGGCAGCCCCGGTGCGCGTCGTCGAGCAGCGCGGAGCGGTCGGCGAGGAGCGCGCAGTAGGCGTCGAGCAGGAGGAGGGCGTCGAGCGTGTCCCGCTCCCGGATGACCTGCTCGGCGCGGAGCAGGGCGCGGTCCGGGTGGCCCTGCCGCAGCAGCTGCTCCACGTCCCCCCGCGCCTGCGCGCACCGCACCTCCCGGTGCGCGCGCACCACGGCGATCCGCTTCGTGGCGAGGTGCAGGAGGGACTTGAGGCGCGCCGTCTGCTTGGTGGTTCGCCCTAGCAGCACGTCCAGCGTCCTCCCCATCGCCGGCCGAGTCGAGTCGGTCGGCGAGCGAAGCTCCGGTGGCCTGAGTGCTGACGGTTTGGAGGATGGCCGGAGCGGGGGGTGCGTGGTGATGAGGCGGTTTTGCGTCGGTGTTTTATACCCCCGTGCGGCGCGGGGTGGCGGGGAGGTGTGAGTTGGAAGGAGGAAATGTAATTAATTACTGGAGTGGGACGCGGGAAGGATCCGAGCGAAGGGGAGGGGCTGATCGGCGGTTTGCTTGTGGAGATGGAGATGGTTTGCTTTGTGGCCAAGGCGTTGTCGAGGGCGGCGAGGCCGACGTGCATTCAAACGCCCTCCTTTCCCGGTCGACTGAGTCGACGCGTGTGCCCACGAGCGAGCTGAGACCGTTTCCGCTCGTTCGGCCGGGCCGCACTGGGCCAGAAAAACGTTTCGCCTAGATAGATTGGGACCGACGCCGACGGGACCCCCGGTTGCTACGGCGAAGGCGTGTGTTTTTCCTCCCGGGCATGCATCTTTGTCTTGTGTTCATGGCTTTACATCCATGGCCGTTTCCGCGGCTAACAACAACCAAAATGTCGTGCCATATATTTCAGGAAAGAAAAGTAGTTGCAAATCGTATTCTCATTTGAAACGTTCATAGCTTTAGTATTGTTATTACTAGTAGGGTTCAAAGTCTGGCAAAAGCTTTCctacaaaagaaaaaaaaactttcGCAAAAGCTAGCGAGAACTACACCTAGTCTGGCTCATAGCTTTAGTATTGTTATTACTAGTAGGATTGACATTACAATTTACATGGTGAGCGTGGTGTGACAACTCCCTCAGGCCTCAGATGCCATTGCATTCTAGTGATAACTAGCACTCCTTTTCATGCATATATATCGCTTTCACGGTTGAAAAAATGAACCAACGGTAGTTAACACCTGGACATCGACTGATTGATCCGTACTACTACGAAGCTTCGGTGCACGAAGAAAACGGCCAAGTACGCGTGTGGAACACTTTTCTCTTCTTGAACTTGTGACTTGTGAGACACTTTTCTCGGCAACGCACGAGTCATGCATCTGGGCGGGCGTGCCCCCCGTCGGCTGTGGATTATTCTGTTGCTCGCACAACAGCACAAGTGCACGCGGTCGTCCGGCGTTGGAATCTCCAAATCAGCACTCCACCGGGTGCGTGTGCTCGTGCTTCACGTACAAGTGGCAGCTAGCTAGCCGGCAGGTAGGACTACTCCGGTGCGCCTGATGGCTGTTGCTGGCAACAAGAGAGGTGTTATACCATTTGGAGCGTTGATCCGGTCCAGACCCAAGTAGCCGAAAACCTTCGGTCACAAGTCAAACTTCTCGAACGGAAACGGTCACAAGTCTTGACAAGTCTTTCTCAGGTTTGCCTAAATTTACGCCATCTAGATAAGTTACTTAGTAACACAAACAATTACGCATACAAAAGTGTCTTCAtcaagaaaagaaaaaataggCATGTAATGTTCAGTCATTGGTGCGTTTTTTCGGTTGGTCCCTTTGTGGGTTGACTGAAGCTTGTACCCTGAACTTTGTATGTTGATCTTTCTATTATGATCACATGCAGTTTTCCTGCATGGTCCGAAAATTTACTAGTGCGTTCAAAGAAAAGCTTAGGCGTACAGCAGTGTTCTGAACGTGAGTTCCACTTGATTCGAGGAAAAGAAAGACTGTGTATCCCACTTACCGTTTATCAGTCAGCCACAGCCCACAGGCGATCAACCATGCAACTGATCAGTCTGTCCCGGCACAGCACCGATGCTGCGCTACTGGCTCGCTTGTTGTCTTACTTTCTTAATGGAAACGAGTAGTATTAGAATCAAGAAAGTTCACCAGCTAGCTGTTCAAACCTTGAAATATGGAAGTCAGAGGTGCAGCATTGCCATCTTTGGAGACTTTATTTGTTTTTGCTGCTAATCGTCCTTCTTATTTTTGGTGACTTGCATTAACAAGTGCGCTTGCAGTTAGTGGTCGCAGTACGTAAGTATAGATGAATAAATAAATGGATAAATAGGCATGCGGATTAGACAGCTAAAGATTTAGGGCAGGGCAAATATCGACCGAAGGATTGGTCACAAAAAAACTAGAAAAGGCACAATTATTAGACTCAAAGTAAACAAGTAGGACGGGTTTTCTTTAGTCAAGTACACTCTTTCATAAATTGTGGGCAGAAAATATCTTGGACCAAGTCTTTCCTGTACACAACTTATCTTTTCCAATAGATTATACAATACTAATAACTAATTCTCAAACACAACAAAGTTATGTACTTAGGCCCTTTTAACCGCTTCACGGCGTGAAGGTCTAAGAATGTCGCATAGGcaaaagtttaatttggtaaagcaATTAAGGAGGCGAGATAGCTCC encodes:
- the LOC125550392 gene encoding uncharacterized protein LOC125550392, which encodes MGRTLDVLLGRTTKQTARLKSLLHLATKRIAVVRAHREVRCAQARGDVEQLLRQGHPDRALLRAEQVIRERDTLDALLLLDAYCALLADRSALLDDAHRGCPDELREAAAGLCYAAARCGDLPELQEARALLAARFGRGFASGAAELRAGCGVNAKLVQRLSTALPSLESRQMVLLEIGADKDIPVRLHSHAADSYEDPAGRSHHGHGHGHRKKGHDDDDDERRHATPRADQPEGDKAASKLTFKDVEEAAQAAFESAATAAAAAKAAIELSRAGSGSTDDRHRRNPGRAHADDETLHGGDDLADGKAIKRIGHVRNYSSDAEDLPEKKRGEEQDTPRSRPASVRTNRRL
- the LOC125550393 gene encoding homologous-pairing protein 2 homolog, whose amino-acid sequence is MPPKSDSVEGIVLNFVNEQNRPLNSQNVADALQKFSLKKTAVQKGLDALADSGQISFKEYGKQKIYLARQDQFDIPNGEELEEMKKANSKLQEELAEQKKITSGVESEIKGLQSNLTLEEIRSKEARLQSEVQEMEEKLKKLQSGVILVKPEDKKIIEETFSEKANQWRKRKRMFKELWDNITENSPKDQKEFKEELGLEYDEDVDVNFQPYSEMLASLNKRRKVSR